The region GTCGGCGTGGATTGGCAGCGGCTCAGGGGGCATGCTCTGGAACCGTCTCCAGCACCGATTCGGCAATACTGATGGCCACGCCGATCTTGCCGCCCAACTGCTCGATGCGCACCACGCTGCCCTGCACCTTCAACGCCAGCTTGCCGTCCGGGCTGTGCAACTCTATCTCGAGGTTGATCGGACTGCCCTGGGCCAGTTCGATATTGGTTTCGAAATAAATGCCCGAGGCACTGACATTCCATGTCTGCCCACTGCCTGACTCCAGCTTCACGGGCAGGCCTACGTTGAGGCGTTCGTGGTTTCGTCGCAGTGTCTTTGGCGTCTCGGTCATGGGGTAGGCATCCGCTTCCTGGTATAAGCTATCCGAAAAATCAGCCGTCCGTTTCAGCCATCAGCGTGCCGGGGGCGGCCTTGTCCAGACCACGCTTGTGCGCGTAGTCGAACAACTCCAG is a window of Gammaproteobacteria bacterium DNA encoding:
- a CDS encoding PilZ domain-containing protein, yielding MTETPKTLRRNHERLNVGLPVKLESGSGQTWNVSASGIYFETNIELAQGSPINLEIELHSPDGKLALKVQGSVVRIEQLGGKIGVAISIAESVLETVPEHAP